One segment of Solanum lycopersicum chromosome 1, SLM_r2.1 DNA contains the following:
- the LOC101255925 gene encoding uncharacterized protein At2g34160 — MPIETMAPVAAPTLATATPVSTPASAPTNNNNEAQKKSNRIQVSNTKKPLFFYVNLAKRYMQQHNEVELSALGMAITTVVTVAEILKNGGFATEKKVLTSTVGMKDEAKGRMVQKARIEIVLTKSEKFDKLMTPSNTNSDHAVAQDGAATNKNTITNDTKEQTKK, encoded by the exons ATGCCAATTGAAACAATGGCACCTGTAGCTGCACCCACACTAGCCACAGCTACACCTGTATCTACACCAGCATCTGCaccaacaaacaacaacaatgagGCTCAGAAGAAAAGTAACAGAATTCAAGTCTCTAACACCAAAAAACCACTTTTCTTCTATGTCAATCTTGCTAAG AGGTACATGCAGCAGCATAATGAGGTTGAGCTTTCTGCTTTGggcatgg CGATCACTACGGTTGTCACAGTTGCTGAGATTTTGAAGAATGGTGGATTTGCGACGGAGAAGA AGGTTTTAACATCCACAGTTGGAATGAAAGATGAGGCCAAAGGCCGCATGGTTCAGAAAGCAAGA ATTGAGATAGTGTTGACGAAGAGCGAGAAGTTTGATAAGCTGATGACACCAAGCAATACTAATAGTGATCATGCAGTAGCACAAGATGGTGCAGCAACCAACAAGAATACTATTACTAATGACACTAAGGAGCAAACCAAGAAGTAG